A genomic stretch from Sporocytophaga myxococcoides DSM 11118 includes:
- a CDS encoding UDP-2,3-diacylglucosamine diphosphatase has translation MKQIINSLSPGKKIFFASDFHLGVPTAEGSLLREKKIVAWLESIRNEAQAIYLLGDLFDFWFEYKHAIPKGFIRLQGKLAELSDAGIPIYIFTGNHDMWIFNYFTEELNIPVYRNPIELTIAGKEFLIGHGDALGPGERTFKLLRKFFHNPICQFLFSWIHPDIGIGLANYFSKSSRNKTRKHGEEFLGDKEFLYQYCIEQENLKHRDYYIFGHRHLKLEMKVGANSVYMNIGDWINYYTYAEFDGNKLELKEFRN, from the coding sequence ATGAAACAGATAATTAATTCGCTTTCCCCAGGAAAAAAAATATTTTTCGCTTCTGACTTCCATCTCGGTGTCCCGACAGCAGAGGGAAGTCTTCTTCGAGAAAAGAAAATTGTAGCTTGGTTGGAATCTATCAGAAATGAAGCTCAGGCAATTTATTTGCTTGGTGACCTATTTGATTTCTGGTTTGAATACAAACATGCAATTCCAAAAGGATTTATCCGTCTACAGGGCAAACTCGCAGAATTATCAGATGCTGGTATTCCTATTTATATTTTTACAGGAAACCATGATATGTGGATATTTAATTACTTCACTGAAGAATTAAATATTCCAGTTTACAGAAATCCTATAGAGCTAACTATTGCAGGCAAAGAATTTCTTATAGGACATGGAGATGCATTAGGACCAGGTGAGAGAACCTTTAAATTACTCAGAAAATTCTTTCATAACCCAATATGTCAATTTCTTTTTAGCTGGATTCATCCTGATATTGGTATAGGACTTGCAAACTATTTCTCCAAAAGCAGCAGAAACAAAACCCGTAAACATGGAGAGGAATTTCTCGGTGATAAAGAATTTCTTTACCAATATTGTATTGAACAGGAAAATCTGAAACACAGGGACTATTATATTTTTGGTCATAGACATCTCAAACTAGAGATGAAAGTGGGGGCAAATTCCGTTTATATGAATATTGGAGATTGGATTAATTATTATACCTATGCAGAATTTGATGGAAATAAACTTGAGCTTAAAGAATTCCGGAATTAA
- the ruvX gene encoding Holliday junction resolvase RuvX, which translates to MGRILAIDYGRKRVGLAVTDPLQIIATALDTIDESKILDFLKAYCNKEDVETFVVGMPKTLNNNDSENAKYVKAFSEKLIKALPSIPIHFVDERFTSSMALDAMIAGGMKKKDRREKGNIDKISATIILQSFLEQQRR; encoded by the coding sequence ATGGGTAGAATTTTAGCTATTGATTATGGAAGAAAGCGTGTGGGATTAGCTGTAACGGATCCATTACAAATTATAGCAACAGCACTTGATACAATTGACGAATCGAAGATTCTGGATTTTTTAAAAGCATATTGCAACAAAGAGGATGTTGAAACCTTCGTAGTTGGTATGCCCAAAACTTTAAATAATAATGACTCTGAAAATGCAAAATATGTTAAGGCCTTTTCGGAGAAACTGATCAAGGCGCTGCCTTCAATTCCTATTCACTTTGTGGATGAAAGATTTACGAGCTCCATGGCCTTAGATGCTATGATTGCCGGAGGAATGAAAAAGAAGGACAGAAGAGAGAAAGGCAATATAGATAAGATCAGCGCTACGATTATTCTGCAATCTTTCCTTGAGCAGCAAAGGAGATAA
- a CDS encoding LUD domain-containing protein, whose translation MGFNLLKDKIFNKIRSASSTVQGAARTPDFSSPIYGIDKSDDLGVSFAEKFTQTGGTFIYCESIVHFQNAFVKFVKQKKNCTSYSAETLISEMAGDFGIKCQSQIDKLSDNNLFISSCESLLADSGSIIVSSNQQQIQSPLYFHANIHIIIAFVDQILLSRNAGIRHLEEKYQKNSPSLVSILTGSKSSSNAEQRPKEVVLFLIDETDN comes from the coding sequence ATGGGATTCAATTTATTAAAAGACAAAATTTTTAATAAAATCAGGAGTGCGAGTTCTACCGTTCAGGGAGCAGCTCGCACTCCTGACTTTTCCTCCCCTATTTATGGCATAGATAAATCCGATGATCTGGGCGTATCATTTGCAGAAAAATTCACGCAGACTGGTGGAACTTTCATATACTGTGAATCAATTGTTCATTTTCAGAATGCATTTGTCAAATTTGTAAAGCAGAAAAAAAACTGTACTTCTTATAGTGCGGAGACGCTTATAAGTGAAATGGCAGGAGATTTTGGAATAAAATGCCAAAGTCAAATCGATAAACTTTCAGATAACAACCTCTTTATTTCCAGCTGCGAATCTCTATTAGCAGATTCAGGGAGTATAATAGTTTCTTCCAATCAACAACAAATTCAATCTCCGCTTTACTTTCACGCCAACATACATATCATCATCGCATTTGTTGATCAGATCTTACTTTCACGCAATGCTGGAATCAGACATCTGGAAGAAAAGTATCAGAAAAATTCACCATCTTTGGTCTCTATATTAACAGGATCAAAATCTTCTTCAAATGCAGAGCAACGACCAAAAGAAGTTGTTTTGTTTTTAATTGATGAAACAGATAATTAA